ACCGCGGCGATGGCCAGAATGTTTATCAGGCTGATGGCCAGAAAACTTTTGACGATGAACTTGAGCCGGCCCCTTAAATCTCTGGCCGCGAAGGCCGCCACCGCGCCCGAGGCCAGCATCACTACGGTCAGGGGAAAGTTGAAACCGGTAACCACCCCCAGAAGCAGGCTTCCGGTAATGGCCACCACCGCCCCCAAAGTGACATCGAAAATCAGGCTGATGATCATGGGGCCCACCGCCGCCGGAATCAGATAAGGAGAGAGGCGCTGTTCTCCCAGCACCGCCCATCCGCCCAGCATGGTCAGCAATACCACCGAGGCCAAAAGCAGCAGATGGGAATCATGGTTGAAGATCTCGGGGCGGAAACGGTGGAGGTAGATGATCAGGATCCCCAAGAAGAATCCCAGGGCCAGCAGCCGGGAGAGCAGGGTTAAAAGATATCGCCAACCGCCCCGCCGGGAAGACAAGGCGATCTCATCCAGGCGCATCTTGAGGGAATAGAGTTTTTGGGCCGCCGGAGCGTCGATATTTTGATAGGCCGCCGCCAATCGTTCTCCCTTTATCACCTGTCCCACGGCCAGGGACACGTTGCTGCGGGCCAGCAGACGGGCGTTGTTTACTTCCTCCAGGTCAAGGTTGAGGTTAGGCACCAGTATTCCGGAGGCCGCCTCGGCGGCGGCCTGGGCCAAAGGGGCTGATTTGGGAAAGGCCTGTTCGCTTTTGATCTTCATCAAAAGGGGCAGGGACTGGGCAGTGGCCAGGTCCTGCACCCGGGTCCGTACCAGCTGGTCCTGCTGCCGGATGATGATCTGATCCCCCAGTTCCAGCGACTGTTGGTCGGTCAGGGGTAGGATGCCTTCGGTTACCGTCTGGCGGCAGATGGAGCGGAACCCCTGCTGGAAGGGATAAAGCTCGGGCAGGGACAACAGCAGATTTACGGTAGCCGGGGAAAGGTTCAGTCTCCAGCTCTCCAACTTTTTCTTTTTGACCGCCAGGTATTCATCCTCCTCCCGGAGGTCGGAAAGCCTTACCAGAAAGCGGTCGATGTCGCCCAATATCTTATTATCCACTTCGGGGCTGCGGTAGGCGATGGCCAAGACGTTAAGCTCGGCGCTGTCCTGCTGGGCCGCTAGTTCGCCGGGGTACTTCAGCACCGGGAAGTCAAAGGGGGCCACTATGTCGTGATTGCTGATGTCGCCTTCTTTCAGCTCCAGTTCGTCGTGCCGGGCCGGGGAGAACAAGTTGGCTACGATCAGCAGCAGGCCAAAGGCGATGGCGGCCCGTTTAAGCCAGAAGATCTGCCTTTTGCGGGCCGGGGCGTCCAAAGGCCAGAAGGCCTTGAAGAATTTGAGCAGTTTGTTTTTAACTTCTAATTTCATAATAAGAACGAAAATTTTTTAGTCTAAAGATTTCAGAGAACTCCGGCTATTTTAGAGCTTATCCGTAAATAGCCTTATAATGCGAAAAGATACGTAAAATCGCCCGCCTTCAGGCCATAATATTTAATTACGGATAAGTTCTTAGTACCGAAGCGGTTTATTTTCCGGTCTGGCACATCGTCTTTCCACCAAACACCAGTAAATGATCGCCAAGGCGCCAAAGACAGTGTAGATGATCGTGAATACCCACAGAGGCGCATCGTAGTAGATCAACCGCCCCACCCAGTCCCGGATGA
This genomic window from candidate division TA06 bacterium contains:
- a CDS encoding HDIG domain-containing protein, whose translation is MKLEVKNKLLKFFKAFWPLDAPARKRQIFWLKRAAIAFGLLLIVANLFSPARHDELELKEGDISNHDIVAPFDFPVLKYPGELAAQQDSAELNVLAIAYRSPEVDNKILGDIDRFLVRLSDLREEDEYLAVKKKKLESWRLNLSPATVNLLLSLPELYPFQQGFRSICRQTVTEGILPLTDQQSLELGDQIIIRQQDQLVRTRVQDLATAQSLPLLMKIKSEQAFPKSAPLAQAAAEAASGILVPNLNLDLEEVNNARLLARSNVSLAVGQVIKGERLAAAYQNIDAPAAQKLYSLKMRLDEIALSSRRGGWRYLLTLLSRLLALGFFLGILIIYLHRFRPEIFNHDSHLLLLASVVLLTMLGGWAVLGEQRLSPYLIPAAVGPMIISLIFDVTLGAVVAITGSLLLGVVTGFNFPLTVVMLASGAVAAFAARDLRGRLKFIVKSFLAISLINILAIAAVEYLRQAPAEQIKQSLALGPLNAALSVALALVLLPLLEAIFRVTTDYSLLELADPDRPLLKRLSLEAPGTFQHSLLVGNLAEAAALAIGANSLQSRIMGYYHDVGKLTKPDYFIENQNTGINRHDGLAPKMSHLVLVSHVKDGVELAKQRRMPQLIVDAIAQHHGTTLSKYFYLKALQTSEGGVLESDFRYPGPRPQSKEVGLVMLADVVEATVRSLKDHSAKRVRKVVRAIIAEKANQLELDESNLTLHELNLTGEAFMPVLTAVFHPRIEYPQTTLLEEKPR